One Lepus europaeus isolate LE1 chromosome 7, mLepTim1.pri, whole genome shotgun sequence DNA segment encodes these proteins:
- the LOC133763510 gene encoding secretoglobin family 1D member 2-like: MRLSTILLLVTLAFCCCEAKSFVCPALAEEMSSYMTTPADDFLRLLSKFGASKEAVAAKLTVKRCTDQLSQETKDRIQNIMVKMLEDCNKIDATEIIL, from the exons ATGAGGCTGTCCACAATTCTCCTGCTGGTCACTCTGGCCTTTTGCTGTTGTGAGG CCAAGTCATTTGTCTGTCCAGCCCTTGCTGAAGAAATGAGTAGTTACATGACGACTCCTGCGGACGACTTCCTGAGACTGCTTTCGAAATTTGGTGCTTCTAAGGAGGCTGTTGCTGCGAAGTTGACAGTGAAGAGATGCACTGATCAGTTATCTCAGGAGACCAAAGACCGTATCCAAAACATAatg gtAAAAATGTTAGAGGATTGTAATAAAATAGATGCAACAGAAATCATCCTTTAA